The following coding sequences are from one Lolium rigidum isolate FL_2022 chromosome 6, APGP_CSIRO_Lrig_0.1, whole genome shotgun sequence window:
- the LOC124660502 gene encoding deoxynucleoside triphosphate triphosphohydrolase SAMHD1 homolog, producing MGEYCAAAAAADGDEPAVAVRPPPAARRPYGEYDRFSTKQVFDNLHGNISLDPLACEFVDTEEFQRLRDLKQLGLTYLVYPGAVHTRFEHSLGVYQLAGEAMQNLQMNQGKELGIDRVDVQTVKLAGLLHDIGHGPFSHLFEHEFLPRVDPGSTSKWSHEHMSALLLDNIVDKHAIDIEPDYLKIVKEMIIASSKFSTTEGAKEKRFLYDIVANGRNGIDVDKFDYIDRDSRACGLGSNFQHWRLLQGMRVMGDEICYPAKDYLSVHKLFTTRADLHRTVYTHAKVKAVELMLVDALLEANDYLGIALHAEDPEEFWKLDDTIVKSIETAPNDELKKAKEIIQRIRRRQLYKFCNQYSVPKDKLEHFKDITPQDIVCSQKSSKVLLKEEDVAVSNVKIDLTRGRDNPLESVKFFKDSGCEEKFTITEDRVSHLLPACNQDRIVRVYAKKPELVQAVSEAFENLQVRMYGEKTQVHDTPTKKRRMRFD from the exons ATGGGGGAgtactgcgccgccgccgccgccgcggacggGGATGAGCCCGCGGTGGCCGTGCGGCCGCCTCCGGCGGCCAGGCGCCCGTACGGCGAGTACGACCGCTTCTCCACCAAGCAGGTCTTCGACAACCTCCACGGCAACATCTCGCTCGACCCC TTGGCCTGTGAATTTGTGGATACAGAGGAATTCCAGAGGTTACGGGATCTGAAACAGCTTG GTCTTACGTATCTGGTGTATCCAGGTGCTGTCCACACGCGCTTTGAACATTCGCTAGGTGTTTATCAGCTAGCTGGGGAAGCTATGCAAAATCTTCAAATGAACCAG GGAAAAGAGCTTGGCATTGACCGTGTAGATGTGCAAACTGTGAAACTAGCAG GTCTCCTGCATGACATTGGACATGGCCCCTTCAGTCATTTGTTTGAGCATGAGTTTCTTCCTCGTGTTGATCCAGGATCAACATCAAAATG GTCCCATGAACATATGTCTGCACTGCTGCTGGACAATATTGTTGataaacatgcaatagatattGAACCTGATTATCTGAAAATTGTCAAG GAAATGATAATTGCAAGCTCTAAGTTCTCCACAACGGAG GGTGCGAAGGAGAAGCGTTTTCTTTACGACATTGTTGCTAATGGTCGCAATGGTATAGATGTTGACAA GTTTGACTACATTGACCGCGATAGCAGAGCATGTGGCCTGGGGAGCAATTTCCAGCACTGGAG GCTTTTACAAGGCATGCGAGTGATGGGTGATGAAATCTGCTACCCTGCCAAAGATT ATCTGAGCGTCCATAAATTGTTTACCACACGTGCTGATCTGCATCGGACTGTCTATACCCATGCCAAAGTAAAG GCTGTTGAACTGATGCTTGTGGATGCACTTCTTGAAGCTAATGATTATTTGGGAATAGCCTTGCATGCAGAAGACCCAGAGGAATTTTGGAAG TTAGATGACACAATTGTTAAAAGCATTGAGACTGCTCCAAACGATGAACTGAAGAAAGCAAAAGAAATCATTCAGCGTATTCGCAGAAGACAGCTCTACAAG TTCTGCAATCAATATTCTGTTCCAAAAGATAAACTGGAGCATTTCAAGGATATAACTCCACAAGACATAGTTTGTTCCCAG AAATCATCTAAGGTGCTGCTGAAGGAAGAAGACGTTGCGGTCAGCAATGTCAAGATTGATTTAACGCGTGGGAGGGACAACCCCCTTGAAAG CGTCAAGTTCTTCAAG GATTCCGGGTGCGAGGAGAAGTTCACGATAACTGAGGATCGGGTCAGCCACTTGCTGCCTGCCTGCAACCAAGACAGAATCGTCAGAGTGTACGCTAAAAAACCCGAGCTG GTGCAAGCGGTGTCGGAAGCCTTCGAGAACCTGCAGGTGAGGATGTATGGTGAGAAGACGCAGGTGCACGACACACCCACAAAGAAGAGGCGCATGAGATTTGACTAG